One part of the Eucalyptus grandis isolate ANBG69807.140 chromosome 10, ASM1654582v1, whole genome shotgun sequence genome encodes these proteins:
- the LOC104422317 gene encoding LOW QUALITY PROTEIN: IQ domain-containing protein IQM2 (The sequence of the model RefSeq protein was modified relative to this genomic sequence to represent the inferred CDS: inserted 1 base in 1 codon) yields MGISSSCPFSDSSDLEYQFESVIVKSVSFGKDHVKTPMRSISFNGRDCKTTILKSMGSGETIVEGSISFKRRESRTIISIEAPLSNEQKDVALAMENAKEMVNESETLNSPMLVSQELPPVDPDSPKHEAAVKLQKXYKSFRTRRKLADCAVLVEQSWWKLLDFAELKRSSVSFFDLEKNETAISRWSRARTKAAKVGKGLLKNDRAQKLALQHWLEAIDPRHRYGHNLHFYYVKWLDCQSREPFFYWLDIGEGKEVNLVEKCPRSKLQQQCIKYLGPNERKAYEVMVEDGKFLYRQSRDLLHTIGEPADAKWIFVLSTSKTLYVSKKKKGEFQHSSFLAGGATSAAGRLVVENGSLKAVWPHSGHYRPTQENFNEFISFLKENDVDITNVKMSAVDDEESFTGRQGSSVHVRNDSSGLDIMQSVQVLGTDKIDVQNLTQDLMEEETVAAAKLRQFGNFWNKPTDDEISADGELSGGLGNGNLTKGSCRDTFLQKSKVNGQEVEEEIHASAQDCIVPEPKLRAEESESLAVSVQVDRVVRRPSLNRPKSLQLGKQLSCKWTTGAGPRIGCVRNYPPELQFRVLEEANLSPRNLDPSRSLFSPRTISALGMVASQAKPATEQQ; encoded by the exons atgggAATCTCTTCCTCGTGTCCATTCTCGGACTCCAGCGACTTGGAGTATCAATTCGAATCAGTCATTGTGAAATCTGTTAGTTTTGGAAAAGACCATGTGAAAACCCCAATGAGATCCATCAGTTTCAATGGTCGAGACTGCAAAACCACCATCTTGAAATCCATGGGATCTGGAGAGACAATAGTTGAGGGATCTATTAGTTTCAAAAGAAGGGAGTCGCGGACTATTATCTCAATTGAGGCTCCTCTCTCAAATGAACAGAAGGATGTAGCACTTGCAATGGAAAATGCTAAAGAAATGGTCAACGAATCTGAAACGTTGAATAGTCCCATGTTGGTATCTCAAGAATTGCCTCCTGTTGATCCCGATAGCCCAAAACATGAGGCCGCCGTGAAACTGCAAA TTTATAAAAGCTTTCGGACAAGACGAAAGCTAGCAGATTGTGCAGTGCTTGTTGAGCAGAGCTG GTGGAAGCTCTTGGATTTCGCTGAACTGAAGCGGAGCTCTGTATCTTTCTTCGACTTGGAGAAGAATGAAACCGCCATTTCCCGTTGGTCGAGAGCAAGAACTAAAGCTGCCAAG GTCGGCAAAGGCTTATTGAAGAATGACAGAGCTCAGAAACTTGCATTGCAACACTGGCTAGAAGCT ATTGATCCACGTCATCGTTATGGACATAACCTTCACTTTTACTACGTTAAATGGCTGGATTGTCAAAGCAGAGAACCCTTCTTTTACTG GTTGGACATAGGCGAGGGGAAAGAGGTCAATCTTGTTGAGAAGTGCCCAAGATCCAAACTTCAACAACAGTGCATCAAGTATCTTGGTCCG AATGAAAGGAAGGCATATGAAGTTATGGTCGAGGACGGAAAGTTTCTTTACAGACAGAGCAGGGACCTCCTCCACACAATTGGTGAACCCGCGGATGCCAAGTGGATTTTTGTACTCAGCACATCCAAGACACTGTATGTcagtaaaaagaagaagggcGAATTCCAGCATTCCAGCTTCCTGGCTGGAGGCGCCACTTCTGCTGCAGGGAGATTAGTTGTTGAAAATGGAAGCTTGAAG GCAGTTTGGCCTCATAGTGGTCACTATCGTCCTACACAAGAGAATTTCAATGagttcatttcatttctcaaagAGAATGATGTGGATATCACGAACGTGAAG ATGAGTGCAGTGGATGATGAAGAAAGCTTTACTGGCCGGCAAGGGAGCAGCGTTCACGTTAGGAACGATTCATCCGGGCTGGACATAATGCAAAGCGTGCAAGTGCTTGGGACTGACAAGATAGATGTCCAAAACTTGACTCAGGATTTGATGGAGGAAGAGACTGTCGCTGCCGCCAAATTAAGGCAGTTTGGTAACTTCTGGAATAAACCGACTGATGATGAAATATCAGCAGATGGTGAACTGTCCGGAGGACTTGGGAATGGCAACTTGACGAAAGGATCCTGTCGAGACACTTTCTTGCAGAAATCCAAAGTCAACGGTCAGGAAGTAGAGGAAGAAATTCATGCCTCGGCACAAGATTGCATCGTCCCAGAGCCTAAGCTTCGTGCGGAAGAGTCAGAGAGTTTAGCAGTATCGGTTCAAGTGGATAGAGTCGTACGAAGGCCTTCACTTAACAGACCGAAGTCACTGCAATTGGGAAAGCAGTTATCCTGCAAATGGACTACAGGAGCCGGGCCTCGCATTGGCTGCGTAAGGAACTATCCTCCGGAGCTCCAGTTCCGAGTTCTAGAGGAAGCGAACTTGTCTCCTAGAAACCTGGATCCTTCTAGATCACTTTTCTCCCCTCGAACCATTAGTGCACTAGGCATGGTGGCATCACAGGCGAAACCAGCCACGGAACAACAGTGA